The following proteins come from a genomic window of Micromonospora zamorensis:
- a CDS encoding TlpA family protein disulfide reductase, whose amino-acid sequence MNRRLALLALPLLLVVAGCTAGKADDDPAPRPPAAAERPSPFRDCSKLGTAPTSTATTAPTTTGTTAAAGGKALPELTLSCFTGGAPVALRDVAGPAVINVWASWCGPCRKELPAFQRLSERTAGQLQVVGVNTRDSRGGAQSIGEDFGVRFPILVDQGDALQRELKRNAFPLTLFVDAQGQIRHIDATGALDDAQLAKLVRQHLGLAVPA is encoded by the coding sequence GTGAACCGGCGGCTCGCCCTGCTCGCCCTGCCGCTGCTGCTGGTCGTCGCCGGCTGCACCGCAGGAAAGGCCGACGACGACCCGGCCCCCCGGCCGCCGGCCGCCGCTGAGCGGCCGTCGCCGTTCCGGGACTGTTCCAAGCTCGGCACCGCGCCGACGTCGACCGCGACGACGGCCCCCACCACGACCGGCACGACGGCCGCCGCCGGTGGAAAGGCGCTGCCGGAGCTGACGCTGTCCTGCTTCACCGGCGGCGCCCCCGTCGCCCTGCGGGACGTGGCCGGGCCGGCCGTGATCAACGTCTGGGCGTCCTGGTGCGGGCCGTGCCGCAAGGAACTGCCCGCCTTCCAACGGCTGAGCGAACGGACCGCCGGCCAACTCCAGGTGGTCGGGGTGAACACCCGCGACAGCCGGGGCGGCGCCCAGTCCATCGGCGAGGACTTCGGCGTACGCTTCCCGATCCTGGTCGACCAGGGCGACGCGCTGCAACGGGAGTTGAAGCGCAACGCCTTCCCGCTCACCCTCTTCGTCGACGCGCAGGGCCAGATCCGGCACATCGACGCCACCGGCGCGCTCGACGATGCCCAGCTCGCCAAGCTGGTCCGCCAGCACCTCGGCCTGGCGGTGCCGGCGTGA
- the nth gene encoding endonuclease III — MTDSPPGASETDLGRTRRARKIGRVLTETHPDAHCELDHSNALELAVATILSAQCTDKKVNEVTPKLFARYPSAAAYAGADRAEMEELIRPTGFYRNKTDSLLKLGQALLDRYDGQVPGRLVDLVTLPGIGRKTANVILGNAFDVPGITVDTHFQRLVHRWRLTTETDPVKIEHAVGALYPKRDWTMLSHRIIFHGRRVCHARKPACGACTLAKLCPSYGTGPTDPAAAAKLLKGPRARDLAVAAGVDPELVPAQAIAAEVP; from the coding sequence GTGACCGACAGTCCTCCCGGCGCCAGCGAGACCGACCTCGGGCGCACCCGCCGTGCCCGCAAGATCGGTCGAGTGCTGACCGAAACGCACCCCGACGCGCATTGTGAGCTGGACCACTCCAACGCACTGGAGTTGGCCGTCGCCACCATCCTCTCCGCGCAGTGCACGGACAAGAAGGTCAACGAGGTCACCCCCAAGCTCTTCGCCCGCTACCCGAGCGCCGCCGCGTACGCCGGGGCCGACCGGGCCGAGATGGAGGAGCTGATCCGGCCCACCGGGTTCTACCGCAACAAGACCGACTCGCTGCTCAAGCTCGGCCAGGCGCTCCTCGACCGGTACGACGGCCAGGTCCCGGGCCGGCTCGTCGACCTGGTGACCCTGCCCGGCATCGGCCGCAAGACCGCCAACGTGATCCTCGGCAACGCGTTCGACGTCCCGGGCATCACCGTCGACACACACTTCCAGCGGCTGGTCCACCGGTGGCGGCTGACCACCGAGACCGACCCGGTCAAGATCGAGCATGCGGTCGGCGCCCTCTACCCGAAGCGCGACTGGACGATGTTGTCGCACCGGATCATCTTCCACGGGCGACGGGTCTGCCACGCCCGCAAGCCCGCCTGCGGGGCGTGCACACTCGCGAAGCTCTGCCCCTCGTACGGCACCGGGCCCACCGATCCGGCAGCCGCCGCGAAGCTTCTCAAGGGCCCTCGGGCGCGTGACCTGGCGGTGGCGGCCGGGGTCGACCCGGAGCTGGTGCCCGCACAGGCGATCGCCGCGGAGGTGCCGTGA
- a CDS encoding CapA family protein — MYAPAPLASRPRRRVALGLAALLAALLVAGCSDAGGEAPVWQPGAGGGGTGAPVATAGPDASGGATSGAGGAISLSATGDIIMGNAPSRLPSAGGKGFFTSVTEALKADLVMGNLEEPLTVDTGTGKCGANSTRCFQFRAPPEYAAHLRDAGFDVLNQANNHGYDYGPKGYENTQKALEKYDLKHTGAPDQITVVDVKGVKVAVAGFSSYVWSNSLVDIAKAKTVVAKAATMADLVVVQVHMGGEGAEKTRVKPGTEMFLGENRGDPVKFSHAMIDAGADLIVGHGPHVLRGMEFYQGRLIAYSLGNFAGGGNSLNNDGRLGWGGVLKVSLKPDGTWAGGSFTSTYMNDAGKPTMDPNDRGLGLVTELSRTDFPKGGARLDGQGKISPPAGG, encoded by the coding sequence ATGTATGCTCCCGCCCCCCTTGCGTCCCGCCCGCGTCGCCGCGTCGCCCTCGGCCTCGCCGCGCTGCTGGCTGCCCTGCTCGTCGCCGGCTGCTCCGATGCGGGCGGCGAGGCCCCCGTGTGGCAGCCCGGCGCCGGTGGTGGTGGCACGGGCGCTCCGGTGGCCACGGCCGGCCCGGATGCCAGCGGGGGCGCGACCTCCGGCGCGGGTGGCGCGATCTCGCTCTCCGCCACCGGCGACATCATCATGGGCAACGCGCCGAGCCGGCTGCCCTCAGCCGGCGGCAAGGGCTTCTTCACCTCGGTCACCGAGGCGCTCAAGGCCGACCTGGTGATGGGCAACCTGGAGGAGCCGTTGACGGTGGACACCGGCACCGGCAAGTGCGGGGCCAACTCCACCCGTTGCTTCCAGTTCCGGGCCCCACCGGAATACGCCGCACACCTGCGTGACGCGGGTTTCGACGTGCTCAACCAGGCCAACAACCACGGCTACGACTACGGGCCGAAGGGCTACGAGAACACCCAGAAGGCGCTGGAGAAGTACGACCTCAAGCACACCGGTGCCCCGGACCAGATCACCGTGGTCGACGTCAAGGGCGTCAAGGTCGCCGTGGCCGGCTTCTCGTCGTACGTCTGGTCCAACAGCCTGGTCGACATCGCCAAGGCGAAGACGGTGGTCGCCAAGGCCGCCACCATGGCCGACCTGGTCGTGGTGCAGGTGCACATGGGTGGCGAGGGCGCGGAGAAGACCCGGGTGAAGCCGGGCACCGAGATGTTCCTGGGCGAGAACCGGGGCGACCCGGTCAAGTTCTCCCACGCCATGATCGACGCTGGCGCCGACCTGATCGTCGGGCACGGGCCGCACGTGCTGCGCGGCATGGAGTTCTACCAGGGGCGGCTGATCGCGTACAGCCTGGGCAACTTCGCCGGTGGCGGCAACTCGCTGAACAACGACGGCCGCCTCGGTTGGGGCGGAGTGCTGAAGGTGTCGCTCAAGCCGGACGGCACCTGGGCCGGCGGCTCGTTCACCTCGACGTACATGAACGACGCCGGCAAGCCGACGATGGACCCGAACGACCGGGGTCTGGGCCTGGTCACCGAGCTGAGCCGCACCGACTTCCCCAAGGGCGGCGCCCGGCTCGACGGGCAGGGCAAGATCTCGCCGCCGGCCGGCGGTTGA
- a CDS encoding adenosylcobinamide amidohydrolase yields MLSEPTLTSRAEDGLHIPLLVWRAEVPLRAVSSGPLGGGIGVRHWVLNATVPMSYDRDDPAAHLTALAADLALDGPGVGLLTGVDVGEVVARTDTGVRAWATVGLGTPVLAAAPAPAGLVQRVGTVNIVVYVPARLADSALVNAVATATEAKTQAISELGLPGTGTPTDAVTVLCPVDGPEAAYGGPRSSWGAPLARAVHAAVLAGGSRAVVPWSDQLTS; encoded by the coding sequence GTGCTGAGCGAGCCGACCCTGACCAGCCGCGCCGAGGATGGGCTTCACATTCCGCTGCTCGTCTGGCGCGCGGAAGTGCCCCTACGAGCTGTCAGCAGCGGCCCACTGGGCGGTGGCATCGGCGTCCGGCACTGGGTGCTGAACGCGACCGTACCGATGTCGTACGACCGGGATGACCCCGCCGCGCACCTGACGGCCCTCGCCGCCGACCTGGCCCTCGACGGGCCCGGGGTGGGTCTGCTGACCGGGGTGGACGTGGGCGAGGTGGTGGCGCGCACCGACACCGGCGTGCGGGCCTGGGCGACGGTCGGGCTCGGCACGCCGGTGCTCGCGGCCGCGCCAGCTCCGGCCGGGCTCGTGCAGCGGGTCGGCACGGTCAACATCGTGGTGTACGTGCCGGCGCGTCTCGCCGACTCGGCACTGGTCAACGCGGTGGCCACCGCGACCGAGGCGAAGACCCAGGCGATCAGCGAGCTGGGACTGCCGGGGACCGGCACCCCGACCGACGCGGTCACCGTCCTCTGCCCGGTCGACGGGCCCGAGGCCGCGTACGGGGGACCGCGCTCCAGTTGGGGCGCCCCGCTGGCTCGCGCGGTGCACGCGGCGGTGCTCGCCGGGGGTTCACGGGCGGTCGTGCCCTGGTCGGACCAGCTGACCAGCTGA
- a CDS encoding Crp/Fnr family transcriptional regulator, giving the protein MDEVLARSGIFQGVDPEAAEALAKEMETIEVRKGEIVFNEGEPGDSLYILLSGKIKVGRRAADGRQNLIAVMGPSDMVGELSLFDPGPRTATATAVTDTRLVRLRKQALRPWLNNRPEIAEQLLRVLARRLRRTNDSLADLIFTDVPGRVAKNLLQMAGRFGTRDGGVLRVTHDLTQEEIAQLVGASRETVNKALADFASRGWLRLDGKSIIILDPERLARRARV; this is encoded by the coding sequence ATGGACGAGGTACTGGCCCGCAGCGGGATCTTCCAGGGTGTTGACCCGGAAGCTGCCGAGGCGCTTGCCAAGGAGATGGAGACGATCGAGGTCCGCAAGGGCGAGATCGTCTTCAATGAGGGCGAGCCCGGTGACAGCCTCTATATCCTGCTGTCCGGGAAGATCAAGGTTGGTCGCCGCGCAGCGGACGGCCGGCAGAACCTGATCGCGGTGATGGGGCCGTCGGACATGGTTGGTGAGCTGTCGCTCTTCGACCCTGGCCCGCGTACGGCGACCGCCACCGCGGTGACCGACACCCGGTTGGTGCGACTGCGCAAGCAGGCGCTGCGACCGTGGCTGAACAACCGCCCGGAGATCGCCGAGCAGTTGCTGCGGGTGCTCGCCCGGCGGCTGCGTCGGACCAACGACTCGCTCGCCGACCTGATCTTCACGGACGTGCCGGGCCGGGTCGCCAAGAACCTGCTCCAGATGGCTGGGCGGTTCGGCACCCGCGACGGCGGTGTCCTGCGGGTGACCCACGACCTCACCCAGGAGGAGATCGCCCAGCTCGTCGGCGCCTCGCGGGAGACGGTCAACAAGGCGCTCGCCGACTTCGCCTCGCGCGGCTGGCTGCGTCTGGACGGCAAGAGCATCATCATCCTGGACCCGGAGCGCCTGGCCCGTCGCGCCCGCGTCTGA
- a CDS encoding TetR/AcrR family transcriptional regulator: MSPASTRVPQQERSRATQARLLEATVDCLIEHGWSGTTTTVVAARAGVSRGAQLHHYPTKAALVTAAVAHLAERRAAELRSEAEALPAGPQRLDRVIDLLGVAFTGPLFVAALELWVAARTDRELRDALVPLEAMVGREMHRLTVALLGVDERRPGVREAVQATLDLLRGLGVANLLSDDSARRTALLTTWKRQLATLLTP, encoded by the coding sequence GTGTCCCCCGCATCAACCCGCGTCCCTCAGCAGGAACGCAGCCGCGCCACTCAGGCCCGGCTGCTGGAGGCGACCGTCGACTGCCTGATCGAGCACGGCTGGTCCGGCACCACGACCACCGTCGTCGCCGCGCGGGCCGGTGTCTCGCGCGGGGCCCAGCTGCACCACTACCCGACGAAGGCCGCGCTGGTCACGGCCGCCGTGGCCCATCTCGCCGAGCGACGGGCCGCCGAGTTGCGCAGCGAAGCCGAAGCCCTGCCGGCCGGGCCGCAGCGGCTGGACCGGGTCATCGACCTGCTTGGCGTGGCGTTCACCGGGCCGCTGTTCGTGGCCGCTCTCGAGCTCTGGGTCGCCGCCCGCACCGATCGGGAACTCCGGGACGCCCTGGTGCCGTTGGAGGCGATGGTCGGCCGGGAGATGCACCGGCTCACCGTTGCCCTGCTGGGCGTCGACGAGCGTCGACCCGGCGTCCGCGAGGCGGTGCAGGCCACCCTCGACCTGCTGCGCGGGCTCGGGGTGGCCAACCTGCTCAGTGATGACTCGGCCCGTCGTACCGCCCTGTTGACCACCTGGAAACGCCAGCTCGCCACCCTGCTCACGCCCTGA
- a CDS encoding TIGR03084 family metal-binding protein, producing the protein MVDLTDLLADLAAESAQLDALVAPLPATDWARPTPAQGWSIGHQIAHLAWTDHVALLAATDPEAFYATVTTAPNATRLVDAGAEEFLAPPVELLERWRAGRTALADALAAVPVGEKLPWYGTRMSATSMATARIMETWAHGEDVADALGVVRPATDRLRHVAHLGVRTLGHGFAAHGRATPTSPVRVELLGPGGDTWSWGPADAADRLSGPARDFCLLVTQRRHRADLALVATGPIADEWLDVAQAFAGPPGVGREPASADGARA; encoded by the coding sequence ATGGTCGACCTCACCGACCTGCTCGCGGATCTGGCCGCCGAGTCCGCCCAGCTCGATGCCCTGGTGGCTCCGCTGCCGGCCACCGACTGGGCCCGGCCAACCCCTGCGCAGGGCTGGAGCATCGGGCACCAGATCGCCCACCTCGCCTGGACCGATCATGTGGCGTTGCTCGCCGCCACCGATCCCGAGGCGTTCTACGCGACGGTGACCACCGCCCCGAACGCGACCCGGCTGGTCGACGCGGGCGCCGAGGAGTTCCTCGCCCCGCCGGTGGAGCTGCTCGAACGCTGGCGGGCCGGCCGGACGGCTCTCGCCGACGCGCTGGCCGCCGTTCCGGTCGGCGAGAAGCTGCCCTGGTACGGCACCCGGATGTCTGCCACGTCGATGGCGACGGCCCGGATCATGGAGACCTGGGCACACGGTGAGGACGTGGCCGACGCGCTCGGCGTCGTCCGTCCCGCCACTGACCGGCTCCGGCACGTCGCGCACCTCGGTGTGCGTACCCTCGGGCACGGCTTCGCCGCCCACGGCCGGGCGACACCGACGTCGCCGGTCCGGGTCGAGCTGCTCGGGCCCGGCGGCGACACGTGGAGCTGGGGTCCGGCGGACGCCGCCGACCGACTGAGCGGCCCGGCACGGGACTTCTGCCTGCTGGTCACCCAGCGCCGCCACCGCGCGGACCTCGCCCTGGTCGCCACCGGTCCGATCGCCGACGAATGGCTCGACGTGGCGCAGGCGTTCGCCGGCCCGCCGGGTGTCGGCCGCGAGCCGGCCAGCGCGGACGGAGCACGAGCGTGA